A section of the Choristoneura fumiferana chromosome 5, NRCan_CFum_1, whole genome shotgun sequence genome encodes:
- the LOC141428323 gene encoding leupaxin-like isoform X3 — MSKTHYTVNDDIYGKILKTHRDLQPETEYAEVFEAVEGLDALLADLQNSINPGARVGSPGGRTASPGGRTSSPGGRTSSPRGRTASPGGRSSPGRLSSPGGSLNSPTSTGYGSINGSRNISSDYHNKPSSPTYQNTSSLEKVIPVKYSNSNSGYGGNTYGPSAGYGRTAGRGNLSELDTLLDDLSNARYGTYGDKTPTGDRNDGYSRTNGAASPAPRPTVDSLLDQLSTDLHNGRSSASPVPAGTLPRPGTKHVTVTVQETVVEPAAPAPAPAPAPAPARHHASTATRELDDLMASLSDFKVGQDQVSGSGGEGGTHVYREKRAWQEHYRSSPRQPEPASLEHMLGSLRADMSRQGVQTPQKGCCNACEKPIVGQVITALGRTWHPEHFTCAHCNQELGTRNFFERDGRPYCEPDYHNLFSPRCAYCNGPILDKCVTALEKTWHTEHFFCAQCGQQFGEDGFHERDGKPYCRADYFDMFAPKCGGCNKPIMENYISALNTQWHPDCFVCKECREPFHGGSFFEHEGQPYCETHYHGKRGSLCAGCHKPIAGRCITAMFRKFHPEHFVCAFCLRQLNKGTFKEQNDKPYCHTCFDKLFG; from the exons ATGTCTAAAACACATTACACGGTGAACGACGATATTTACGGGAAGATATTGAAAACTCATAGAGATTTGCAACCGGAAACGGAATATGCTGAGGTTTTCGAGGCTGTCGAAGGACTCG ATGCCTTGCTCGCGGATCTACAGAACTCCATCAACCCGGGAGCCCGCGTCGGCAGCCCTGGCGGGCGGACGGCGTCCCCCGGCGGCCGGACCAGCTCCCCCGGCGGCCGGACCAGCTCCCCCCGCGGCCGGACAGCCTCCCCCGGCGGCCGCAGCTCTCCCGGCCGGCTGAGCTCGCCCGGAGGCAGCCTCAACTCACCCACATCCACTGGATACGGCTCCATCAATGGCTCAAGGAATATTAGCTCGGATTATCACAATAAACCTAGTTCG CCCACATACCAAAACACGAGCTCGCTCGAAAAAGTGATACCAGTGAAGTACTCGAACAGCAACTCCGGCTACGGCGGCAACACGTACGGCCCGTCCGCCGGATACGGCAGGACCGCCGGCCGCGGGAACCTCTCCGAATTGGATACCCTACTGGACGACCTGAGCAATGCCCGGTACGGGACCTACGGGGACAAAACGCCGACCGGCGATCGAAATG ACGGGTATTCACGCACCAACGGCGCCGCCAGCCCCGCACCGCGGCCCACCGTCGACTCGCTGCTCGACCAGCTCAGCACAGACCTGCACAATGG CCGTTCGTCAGCGTCGCCGGTCCCCGCGGGCACCCTCCCGCGGCCGGGCACCAAGCACGTGACGGTGACGGTGCAGGAGACGGTGGTGGAgcccgcggcgcccgcgccggcgcccgcgccggcgccggcgcccgcgcgcCACCACGCTTCCACCGCCACGCGCGAGCTCGACGACCTCATGGCGTCGCTGTCGGACTTTAAAGTCGGACAGGACCAG GTGAGCGGCTCAGGAGGCGAAGGCGGCACGCACGTGTACCGTGAGAAGCGCGCGTGGCAGGAACACTACCGCAGCAGCCCGCGCCAGCCCGAGCCCGCGTCGCTCGAGCACATGCTCGGCTCGCTCCGCGCAGACATGAGCCGCCAAGGAGTCCAGACCCCCCAAAAGGGGTGCTGCAACGCCTGCGAGAAACCCATCGTCGGACAG GTGATCACGGCGCTGGGCCGCACGTGGCACCCCGAGCACTTCACTTGCGCGCACTGCAACCAGGAGCTCGGCACCAGGAACTTCTTCGAGCGCGACGGCCGCCCCTACTGCGAGCCGGACTACCATAACCTGTTCTCGCCGCGCTGCGCCTACTGCAACGGACCCATCCTCGAC aaATGCGTGACGGCGCTCGAGAAGACCTGGCACACGGAGCACTTCTTCTGCGCCCAGTGCGGGCAGCAGTTCGGGGAGGACGGGTTCCACGAGCGGGACGGCAAGCCCTACTGCCGCGCCGACTACTTCGACATGTTCGCGCCCAAGTGCGGCGGCTGCAACAAACCCATCATGGAAAACTACATCTCCGCACTCAACACCCAGTGGCATCCCGATTGCTTCGTCTGCAAG GAATGCCGCGAGCCGTTCCACGGCGGCTCTTTCTTCGAGCACGAGGGCCAGCCGTACTGCGAGACGCATTACCACGGCAAGCGCGGCTCCCTCTGCGCCGGCTGCCACAAGCCCATCGCCGGCCGCTGCATCACCGCCATGTTCCGCAAGTTCCACCCCGAACACTTCGTATGCGCCTTCTGTCTGCGGCAACTCAACAAGGGCACCTTCAAGGAACAAAATGATAAGCCGTACTGTCACACGTGCTTCGACAAACTGTTCGGTTAG
- the LOC141428323 gene encoding leupaxin-like isoform X5 codes for MDDLDALLADLQNSINPGARVGSPGGRTASPGGRTSSPGGRTSSPRGRTASPGGRSSPGRLSSPGGSLNSPTSTGYGSINGSRNISSDYHNKPSSPTYQNTSSLEKVIPVKYSNSNSGYGGNTYGPSAGYGRTAGRGNLSELDTLLDDLSNARYGTYGDKTPTGDRNDGYSRTNGAASPAPRPTVDSLLDQLSTDLHNGRSSASPVPAGTLPRPGTKHVTVTVQETVVEPAAPAPAPAPAPAPARHHASTATRELDDLMASLSDFKVGQDQVSGSGGEGGTHVYREKRAWQEHYRSSPRQPEPASLEHMLGSLRADMSRQGVQTPQKGCCNACEKPIVGQVITALGRTWHPEHFTCAHCNQELGTRNFFERDGRPYCEPDYHNLFSPRCAYCNGPILDKCVTALEKTWHTEHFFCAQCGQQFGEDGFHERDGKPYCRADYFDMFAPKCGGCNKPIMENYISALNTQWHPDCFVCKECREPFHGGSFFEHEGQPYCETHYHGKRGSLCAGCHKPIAGRCITAMFRKFHPEHFVCAFCLRQLNKGTFKEQNDKPYCHTCFDKLFG; via the exons ATGCCTTGCTCGCGGATCTACAGAACTCCATCAACCCGGGAGCCCGCGTCGGCAGCCCTGGCGGGCGGACGGCGTCCCCCGGCGGCCGGACCAGCTCCCCCGGCGGCCGGACCAGCTCCCCCCGCGGCCGGACAGCCTCCCCCGGCGGCCGCAGCTCTCCCGGCCGGCTGAGCTCGCCCGGAGGCAGCCTCAACTCACCCACATCCACTGGATACGGCTCCATCAATGGCTCAAGGAATATTAGCTCGGATTATCACAATAAACCTAGTTCG CCCACATACCAAAACACGAGCTCGCTCGAAAAAGTGATACCAGTGAAGTACTCGAACAGCAACTCCGGCTACGGCGGCAACACGTACGGCCCGTCCGCCGGATACGGCAGGACCGCCGGCCGCGGGAACCTCTCCGAATTGGATACCCTACTGGACGACCTGAGCAATGCCCGGTACGGGACCTACGGGGACAAAACGCCGACCGGCGATCGAAATG ACGGGTATTCACGCACCAACGGCGCCGCCAGCCCCGCACCGCGGCCCACCGTCGACTCGCTGCTCGACCAGCTCAGCACAGACCTGCACAATGG CCGTTCGTCAGCGTCGCCGGTCCCCGCGGGCACCCTCCCGCGGCCGGGCACCAAGCACGTGACGGTGACGGTGCAGGAGACGGTGGTGGAgcccgcggcgcccgcgccggcgcccgcgccggcgccggcgcccgcgcgcCACCACGCTTCCACCGCCACGCGCGAGCTCGACGACCTCATGGCGTCGCTGTCGGACTTTAAAGTCGGACAGGACCAG GTGAGCGGCTCAGGAGGCGAAGGCGGCACGCACGTGTACCGTGAGAAGCGCGCGTGGCAGGAACACTACCGCAGCAGCCCGCGCCAGCCCGAGCCCGCGTCGCTCGAGCACATGCTCGGCTCGCTCCGCGCAGACATGAGCCGCCAAGGAGTCCAGACCCCCCAAAAGGGGTGCTGCAACGCCTGCGAGAAACCCATCGTCGGACAG GTGATCACGGCGCTGGGCCGCACGTGGCACCCCGAGCACTTCACTTGCGCGCACTGCAACCAGGAGCTCGGCACCAGGAACTTCTTCGAGCGCGACGGCCGCCCCTACTGCGAGCCGGACTACCATAACCTGTTCTCGCCGCGCTGCGCCTACTGCAACGGACCCATCCTCGAC aaATGCGTGACGGCGCTCGAGAAGACCTGGCACACGGAGCACTTCTTCTGCGCCCAGTGCGGGCAGCAGTTCGGGGAGGACGGGTTCCACGAGCGGGACGGCAAGCCCTACTGCCGCGCCGACTACTTCGACATGTTCGCGCCCAAGTGCGGCGGCTGCAACAAACCCATCATGGAAAACTACATCTCCGCACTCAACACCCAGTGGCATCCCGATTGCTTCGTCTGCAAG GAATGCCGCGAGCCGTTCCACGGCGGCTCTTTCTTCGAGCACGAGGGCCAGCCGTACTGCGAGACGCATTACCACGGCAAGCGCGGCTCCCTCTGCGCCGGCTGCCACAAGCCCATCGCCGGCCGCTGCATCACCGCCATGTTCCGCAAGTTCCACCCCGAACACTTCGTATGCGCCTTCTGTCTGCGGCAACTCAACAAGGGCACCTTCAAGGAACAAAATGATAAGCCGTACTGTCACACGTGCTTCGACAAACTGTTCGGTTAG
- the LOC141428323 gene encoding leupaxin-like isoform X4, producing the protein MDRTMYGKVLPGTYYPFRCAMKENGISPGYALLADLQNSINPGARVGSPGGRTASPGGRTSSPGGRTSSPRGRTASPGGRSSPGRLSSPGGSLNSPTSTGYGSINGSRNISSDYHNKPSSPTYQNTSSLEKVIPVKYSNSNSGYGGNTYGPSAGYGRTAGRGNLSELDTLLDDLSNARYGTYGDKTPTGDRNDGYSRTNGAASPAPRPTVDSLLDQLSTDLHNGRSSASPVPAGTLPRPGTKHVTVTVQETVVEPAAPAPAPAPAPAPARHHASTATRELDDLMASLSDFKVGQDQVSGSGGEGGTHVYREKRAWQEHYRSSPRQPEPASLEHMLGSLRADMSRQGVQTPQKGCCNACEKPIVGQVITALGRTWHPEHFTCAHCNQELGTRNFFERDGRPYCEPDYHNLFSPRCAYCNGPILDKCVTALEKTWHTEHFFCAQCGQQFGEDGFHERDGKPYCRADYFDMFAPKCGGCNKPIMENYISALNTQWHPDCFVCKECREPFHGGSFFEHEGQPYCETHYHGKRGSLCAGCHKPIAGRCITAMFRKFHPEHFVCAFCLRQLNKGTFKEQNDKPYCHTCFDKLFG; encoded by the exons ATGCCTTGCTCGCGGATCTACAGAACTCCATCAACCCGGGAGCCCGCGTCGGCAGCCCTGGCGGGCGGACGGCGTCCCCCGGCGGCCGGACCAGCTCCCCCGGCGGCCGGACCAGCTCCCCCCGCGGCCGGACAGCCTCCCCCGGCGGCCGCAGCTCTCCCGGCCGGCTGAGCTCGCCCGGAGGCAGCCTCAACTCACCCACATCCACTGGATACGGCTCCATCAATGGCTCAAGGAATATTAGCTCGGATTATCACAATAAACCTAGTTCG CCCACATACCAAAACACGAGCTCGCTCGAAAAAGTGATACCAGTGAAGTACTCGAACAGCAACTCCGGCTACGGCGGCAACACGTACGGCCCGTCCGCCGGATACGGCAGGACCGCCGGCCGCGGGAACCTCTCCGAATTGGATACCCTACTGGACGACCTGAGCAATGCCCGGTACGGGACCTACGGGGACAAAACGCCGACCGGCGATCGAAATG ACGGGTATTCACGCACCAACGGCGCCGCCAGCCCCGCACCGCGGCCCACCGTCGACTCGCTGCTCGACCAGCTCAGCACAGACCTGCACAATGG CCGTTCGTCAGCGTCGCCGGTCCCCGCGGGCACCCTCCCGCGGCCGGGCACCAAGCACGTGACGGTGACGGTGCAGGAGACGGTGGTGGAgcccgcggcgcccgcgccggcgcccgcgccggcgccggcgcccgcgcgcCACCACGCTTCCACCGCCACGCGCGAGCTCGACGACCTCATGGCGTCGCTGTCGGACTTTAAAGTCGGACAGGACCAG GTGAGCGGCTCAGGAGGCGAAGGCGGCACGCACGTGTACCGTGAGAAGCGCGCGTGGCAGGAACACTACCGCAGCAGCCCGCGCCAGCCCGAGCCCGCGTCGCTCGAGCACATGCTCGGCTCGCTCCGCGCAGACATGAGCCGCCAAGGAGTCCAGACCCCCCAAAAGGGGTGCTGCAACGCCTGCGAGAAACCCATCGTCGGACAG GTGATCACGGCGCTGGGCCGCACGTGGCACCCCGAGCACTTCACTTGCGCGCACTGCAACCAGGAGCTCGGCACCAGGAACTTCTTCGAGCGCGACGGCCGCCCCTACTGCGAGCCGGACTACCATAACCTGTTCTCGCCGCGCTGCGCCTACTGCAACGGACCCATCCTCGAC aaATGCGTGACGGCGCTCGAGAAGACCTGGCACACGGAGCACTTCTTCTGCGCCCAGTGCGGGCAGCAGTTCGGGGAGGACGGGTTCCACGAGCGGGACGGCAAGCCCTACTGCCGCGCCGACTACTTCGACATGTTCGCGCCCAAGTGCGGCGGCTGCAACAAACCCATCATGGAAAACTACATCTCCGCACTCAACACCCAGTGGCATCCCGATTGCTTCGTCTGCAAG GAATGCCGCGAGCCGTTCCACGGCGGCTCTTTCTTCGAGCACGAGGGCCAGCCGTACTGCGAGACGCATTACCACGGCAAGCGCGGCTCCCTCTGCGCCGGCTGCCACAAGCCCATCGCCGGCCGCTGCATCACCGCCATGTTCCGCAAGTTCCACCCCGAACACTTCGTATGCGCCTTCTGTCTGCGGCAACTCAACAAGGGCACCTTCAAGGAACAAAATGATAAGCCGTACTGTCACACGTGCTTCGACAAACTGTTCGGTTAG
- the LOC141428323 gene encoding leupaxin-like isoform X6, whose protein sequence is MADALLADLQNSINPGARVGSPGGRTASPGGRTSSPGGRTSSPRGRTASPGGRSSPGRLSSPGGSLNSPTSTGYGSINGSRNISSDYHNKPSSPTYQNTSSLEKVIPVKYSNSNSGYGGNTYGPSAGYGRTAGRGNLSELDTLLDDLSNARYGTYGDKTPTGDRNDGYSRTNGAASPAPRPTVDSLLDQLSTDLHNGRSSASPVPAGTLPRPGTKHVTVTVQETVVEPAAPAPAPAPAPAPARHHASTATRELDDLMASLSDFKVGQDQVSGSGGEGGTHVYREKRAWQEHYRSSPRQPEPASLEHMLGSLRADMSRQGVQTPQKGCCNACEKPIVGQVITALGRTWHPEHFTCAHCNQELGTRNFFERDGRPYCEPDYHNLFSPRCAYCNGPILDKCVTALEKTWHTEHFFCAQCGQQFGEDGFHERDGKPYCRADYFDMFAPKCGGCNKPIMENYISALNTQWHPDCFVCKECREPFHGGSFFEHEGQPYCETHYHGKRGSLCAGCHKPIAGRCITAMFRKFHPEHFVCAFCLRQLNKGTFKEQNDKPYCHTCFDKLFG, encoded by the exons ATGCCTTGCTCGCGGATCTACAGAACTCCATCAACCCGGGAGCCCGCGTCGGCAGCCCTGGCGGGCGGACGGCGTCCCCCGGCGGCCGGACCAGCTCCCCCGGCGGCCGGACCAGCTCCCCCCGCGGCCGGACAGCCTCCCCCGGCGGCCGCAGCTCTCCCGGCCGGCTGAGCTCGCCCGGAGGCAGCCTCAACTCACCCACATCCACTGGATACGGCTCCATCAATGGCTCAAGGAATATTAGCTCGGATTATCACAATAAACCTAGTTCG CCCACATACCAAAACACGAGCTCGCTCGAAAAAGTGATACCAGTGAAGTACTCGAACAGCAACTCCGGCTACGGCGGCAACACGTACGGCCCGTCCGCCGGATACGGCAGGACCGCCGGCCGCGGGAACCTCTCCGAATTGGATACCCTACTGGACGACCTGAGCAATGCCCGGTACGGGACCTACGGGGACAAAACGCCGACCGGCGATCGAAATG ACGGGTATTCACGCACCAACGGCGCCGCCAGCCCCGCACCGCGGCCCACCGTCGACTCGCTGCTCGACCAGCTCAGCACAGACCTGCACAATGG CCGTTCGTCAGCGTCGCCGGTCCCCGCGGGCACCCTCCCGCGGCCGGGCACCAAGCACGTGACGGTGACGGTGCAGGAGACGGTGGTGGAgcccgcggcgcccgcgccggcgcccgcgccggcgccggcgcccgcgcgcCACCACGCTTCCACCGCCACGCGCGAGCTCGACGACCTCATGGCGTCGCTGTCGGACTTTAAAGTCGGACAGGACCAG GTGAGCGGCTCAGGAGGCGAAGGCGGCACGCACGTGTACCGTGAGAAGCGCGCGTGGCAGGAACACTACCGCAGCAGCCCGCGCCAGCCCGAGCCCGCGTCGCTCGAGCACATGCTCGGCTCGCTCCGCGCAGACATGAGCCGCCAAGGAGTCCAGACCCCCCAAAAGGGGTGCTGCAACGCCTGCGAGAAACCCATCGTCGGACAG GTGATCACGGCGCTGGGCCGCACGTGGCACCCCGAGCACTTCACTTGCGCGCACTGCAACCAGGAGCTCGGCACCAGGAACTTCTTCGAGCGCGACGGCCGCCCCTACTGCGAGCCGGACTACCATAACCTGTTCTCGCCGCGCTGCGCCTACTGCAACGGACCCATCCTCGAC aaATGCGTGACGGCGCTCGAGAAGACCTGGCACACGGAGCACTTCTTCTGCGCCCAGTGCGGGCAGCAGTTCGGGGAGGACGGGTTCCACGAGCGGGACGGCAAGCCCTACTGCCGCGCCGACTACTTCGACATGTTCGCGCCCAAGTGCGGCGGCTGCAACAAACCCATCATGGAAAACTACATCTCCGCACTCAACACCCAGTGGCATCCCGATTGCTTCGTCTGCAAG GAATGCCGCGAGCCGTTCCACGGCGGCTCTTTCTTCGAGCACGAGGGCCAGCCGTACTGCGAGACGCATTACCACGGCAAGCGCGGCTCCCTCTGCGCCGGCTGCCACAAGCCCATCGCCGGCCGCTGCATCACCGCCATGTTCCGCAAGTTCCACCCCGAACACTTCGTATGCGCCTTCTGTCTGCGGCAACTCAACAAGGGCACCTTCAAGGAACAAAATGATAAGCCGTACTGTCACACGTGCTTCGACAAACTGTTCGGTTAG